The window CCTTGCGCGCAATCCTGTTGAGGTGCTGCTGCCAGAGATTTTCGTATTCCGGGCTTAGCATCGATGTCCAGAAGCTGAATGTTAGCGCCGCGACGACGGCACCCGGACTCAGGCCTTTTTTCTCTGCCGCCAGATCCTCGGCGGCTTTGGCGAGCTGTGCCTTTTGATGCTCGACAAGCAGGAAGCCATCGTCTTTGAACCATTCTTCATGCCGGATTTCACTCATCACGGTGTGGATGCGGTTGCGAAGAGCGACCTCAAGCATCTGGAGCGGCGGATAGAGGCTTTCGGAGATTTTTGTATTCAGCGTATAAAGCTCAAGCGCGCGATTTCGGTCGCCGCCAGCCCATGCGACATAGCGGGAAAAGCGTTCGAGCGAGAGAGCTCGCTCTATATCTTCAAAAGAATTCAAGGGCTTATTCATTTTTAATTGAAATTTTTCCCTACCTCAGCTATCTTATTGATAGACACCCCGGTACCGTCTCTGCCTCTGGCACGCGGCCGGGGTAAATTTTTGCCCTTATCCTTGTCTCAGCCCGACCGGCGTTTCCGCGTCTCTACGGGCCTCGGCGCGTTTCTCTTTCGCTTTGGCAAAATCTGGCTCTAGCTCCT is drawn from Hyphomicrobiales bacterium and contains these coding sequences:
- a CDS encoding Abi family protein — translated: MNKPLNSFEDIERALSLERFSRYVAWAGGDRNRALELYTLNTKISESLYPPLQMLEVALRNRIHTVMSEIRHEEWFKDDGFLLVEHQKAQLAKAAEDLAAEKKGLSPGAVVAALTFSFWTSMLSPEYENLWQQHLNRIARKANGKGLRRKDLTGPLRPIRTLRNRIAHHEPILSWNLPRHYANMLQITEWLSPPAAAWCHEHCRFPEVYPSERIRLEGS